The Larus michahellis chromosome 9, bLarMic1.1, whole genome shotgun sequence genome contains the following window.
CATCACCTGGACTTTATCCACTTGGTAAAGAGAGTGAAAGTCTCGAACAGAAACAGTGTTCCCATGTAAGTTCAGATAGCTTGACTGAGGCAGGGAATGGCCTGTCTGGGCATCGTCAGCATTCCTTTAATGAGTCTGGTATCGATGATGATTCCAAAAGGTTAAGAGATGCAGAAATGTCAGATCAGGTACTTGACCCACATACTGCCTTGGGGACAGATAATGACGTTCCTGAGCTAGCTTTGGCTGCCACGGTGCCAAATTTATCAAACATTACACCAGAAATCCATGGTAGGCTCCAGAAATCTCACGTGTTGGAAGCCAGCTTGGAGGATATGTCTGTGCCTTCTCTCCAGGATCAAGTTGACTTCAATCTGGTCCTGGAAGAGTCTGAAGAAGGATGGCAGGATGCCTCAAATGGGGAAAGATCACCGGAGCACCCAGAAAAGGAGGGCTTCCAGCTAGAAGCAGAAAGCTTTTGTAAGTCTCCAACAAAAAAATCTCCAACTAAACCTTGTCTAAGCGAGCACAGTAACTGTGGAAAACCCTGTCACACAGCTGAAGAAGAGCCATGTAACTCCCTGCAAGAGAGTGAAGCATCAGAGGAAAGCAGTGGTGTCTTTGATTTTGGTAGAAAGAAAAACGTAAGAAGGATAGTTTCAGACAGTGAGGATGAAGACCATTCCATCATGATTTTGGAGGAAAACCAGTCTGAAAAAAGGCCCTCTTCCCTAAACAGCCCTCTGCATCAATTTCTGGAAGGATTTAGCGCATCCACTCCTAAATGTGAGAGAAGTGTAGCAACAACCATCTTTTCTCCCCAACTAACTAACACTAGTAACAGGTCTACTGCTTCCAGGCGATCTCTAATCAACAAGGTTGTAGACGAGGTTGAGGATATTGGAGAAATCATGGGAAGCACTggtgatgatgaagatgatgaagatgatgatgacagCAATGAGGAACAGGATGACCTTGTGGAAGAAGAAGCTGAGGAGTGCAGCGGGGAGTCTGCTGAGCCTGAAGAAGAACCTGCTGGAGAAACACTTGATACAGATGAAGAATCCTTCCATCTGGAGAGTATGGCCTCTGAGCAGTCGGAAGCAGATGAGACAGGAGGAATCCAGTGGTGATGCTGAGCTTCCATCAGGTGAGCAAATAAGACTACTTCACCCAGGAAGGCGCCTCTGAAAAAGAGGTTGGTCAGAGTTCCTCTGCTGCTGTAAGCGATTACAATACCTTGGTGGGCAGAGGGAAGAAACTTAAGGATGATGGAAAGCTACAGGAGGCGTTGAACTGTTTCCTGCAAGCTCTTGACATAAAACGTGGAGATCCTGAAGTCATGCTTGTGACTTTAAACTTATATAGAGAGCTAGCCCAGAAATGAAATATGTGTACCTTTATTAAGAACGGTCTTACTTTTTCTCATTAAACGTTTGTCTGAACTACATCACTGTAACTTTTTGACCTAGCTTAAGGCTGACGGATACAATATACACTTCTTTCAGGGTGACTGAGCAAATTCAGCATCTCCTCCTGCGTGAGGGAACAGTCTGAGAATCTAGTTGTCAGGTGGTGGGGAAGGGACCTCACTGTGGACTCAGTTCACAAAGATGGAAACAGTTCATGCTGCTGTTTgatttgttaataaaaaaagttgtgtttATGTCTAACCCCCTCTCCAAGCTTGCAGCCCTGGCTTCATCTTTCTGCTCTTTGGATCCTGTGGCTGCCTCTCCCCTGAGAGGACGCTGAGGGTGCGCTTCCAGGGCAGCTTCACGCAGTCTAAGCTCAAGCTGCTGTAGTTCCTCCCTCCTTGCCTTGAAATAAGCTGATGTGGCTCCTGAATGTCACCCACCCTTTGGGTGAGCCGCAGGTGGGTGCAAAGGAGAGAGCAGAACTACTGCAACCTGGTTTTAAGTTGGTCTGAGAGCGCATTTGCTGTGGAGAAGGGGAGCTCCTCCAAGCAATGGAGGCCAGCTCACCATCTGCCCGGGGCCGGGTCCAACACGGAGCGCGGTACTGCAGAAACccttctgctccagcccctgccagacgGGGGTTGCTGCAGAAGGGGTGTGCAGGTGTGGGGCTGTGGAGGAGCGTAACAGCAATTAGACCTTGACTGTGTCAAGGGGCTGAACACCTCAAACTTTTTGATATCACTGGAGGAATCAAGGGCTTCAAAGGAGTCTCTAACCTGACTTTGTGGCCGCTCCCCCTTTATTTCCAGTAGGTTGACCCCAGCTGGATGCccggtgcccaccaaagctgctcgatcactcccctgctcagctggagaggggagagaaaatacaacaaaaggctcCAGATTTGAGATAAGGATGGAGCGATCACTCAGCAGTTACAGTCATGGTCAAAACAGACTTGAGGcttggggaaaaattaatttaatttattaccaatcaaatcagaggaggataatgagaaataaaacctaaatcttaaaacaccttccccccactccccctttcttcctgggctcaacttcactcccaattttccctacctcctccccccaagcCAGCGCAGGGGGATCAGGAATGGGAGTTGTGGTgggttcatcacacgttgtctctgctgctccttccccctcacactctcccctgctccagcatgaggtccctcccatgggagacagtcctccacgagccgctccagcgtgggtcccttacacagggtacagtccttcaggaacaggttGCTCCAGCGTGGGGgctcacaggtcctgccagcaaacctgctgcagcgtgggctcctttctccatggggccacaggtcctgccaggagcctgctccggcatgggctctccatggggtcacagcctcctttgggcacccACCTGCTcgggcgtggggtcctccatgggctggaggtggatatctgctccaccgtggacctccatgggctgcagaggaatctctgccctggtgcctggaacacctcctcaccctcctcttcagtgaccttggtgcctgcagagttgttgctctcacacactctcactcctctctccagttacagtttctgcagcagttttttttaacccccttcttaaatatattatcacagaggcactgtcactgatgggctcagccttggccagcggcgggtccctcttggagccagctagcattggctctgtcagacacAGGGGAAGGTTCTAGCAGTTTCTCACAGACACCACCCCTGCCCCCAACGCCCCCGTTACCCCTatcttgccacacaaacccaatacagtaGGACAGTCAAAGCCTGTTCTTgcacaaaggcagcaggagggggaaatATTGGTTTTAAAGCTTTGAGCTGCTTTTTGTCTGGTAAGGAAGTCCTCCTACCCTCATCCCACATACAGTTCAGCTGCCATGGATTAAATTTATCTCTCTGGTACTGCAGGCACAATGAAGCTGTGAAGTGGGTTCATAGTTCAGAACCATGCAAGCTTAAAATTGGAAGAACCTTGTCCTGGCTTTAGCAATGCTCTGCTTATCTGCCATGCCTCTCTGCCATCACGCTGAGATGAACCTGGCCTGGGGTTCTCACCACTATGACCGTCTTCTGTACGGTCTTTCCTTGTGACAATACAGCGGTGAATTTTGATGCTTCCTCATGCCACGTGCATGTTTAGTGCCTAGCAAGTTTGCCTTCTGTATTACAGCATGATAGCAAGGGGTACTTTCACACCTTGCTGAGTTTTGCCACTTTTGTAGAGGGAACTAGTCTGTTGAATTTGAATCCCTTGTACTAAGGAGACTCGACAAACACAAACAACAATCCTGTTGGTACAGGAGATGTGCCAATGTGCTAATAGGTAGAACAAAGCTCTGGTAGCCTGGAAACAAGTGGTTTATTAATAGAGCATCCCTTAAATGAggccacatctgctctcataCTGCAGAAAGGCCTGTCTGCCTTTcataacaaaatattaatgaacTAGAGCTTTGCAATCATTCATTGGCATCTCTGAGCTTTCCATTCtcttaacaaaacaaacaccccaaaaagggagggaggagaaagaccTGCCCTGGTTTCAGTCTCACCTCTTCCTTGTCTGTCATCTTGGGACAGGCCTTTTGTTCTCTTTGATGGTTTCTCCCCATCTCTGAGCCCTCTGGCACCGCACGCTGCTCGCCTGCAAACAAAGCCAGTGTCTGTTGCTAGAGATGTGCCTTGTTTAGGTGCTGTCTTTCAGCAGGAAGGGGATCACTGCGCTGGGATATTTATTGCTAAGATCCAAGAGGCAGGAGACATACTGGGCTGTCTCATTCGCATCAATCACGCTGTCCTTCAGGCGGCCTTACCAGAAGGATGAGGCACAGCCTGCTAGGCTCGAGACATGTACCGCACGTAGCAGCAGGGGAACGCAGGAAGCAACAAGCAAGCATTTAGTGGCTTTTCTCTTACTCAAGCTTAAGTTACACAACTTCTTACTGCAGCTCCAAGTGGATGAGAAGTACCTTTAGGGATGGGTAACTTCGTATTCAGGactccttcccccagctccccttccccagcactgcccaccAGGGTGCCTCCAGCCCCGGCCTGACCCTCACCTCTACTGGGAAACTGCGAGAACGAGccgcctgcccagggcagtgacCATGAGCTCTAGCTGTGGCATCACCCACCCTCCACCAAAGGGACCGTCCTCCCATTCCCAGTCTGAGCTCTGGAGCAGAAACTGCAACGTGGGAGCTGTCTGCATCCTCACTGGCAAGGACGGGGATAAAGAGCAAGGCCCTGGGGaaccctctttccctttctgcatcATTTACGTTTGCAGATAAATTCTAAGCAAGGGCCTGGCCTGCCAGACACAGCAGATTTCAACAACTGCAAAAAGCTCTTATTTCACCTTTTCCAGGGAACGCTTTACCTCTCTAGGCAGGGCCCTGTTCTCTGCCAGCTGCAATCTGTGCATCCTGCCACGACGGCAGGGGCAGCCGGCTGCCTCCAAGCATGCCGCTGGTTATGACCGACTTGGCTCCAAGGTCAAGGTGTCTGGGAAGCTCTCGGGATTCAAGCAGTCAACAAGGTAATGGtcattcatcttttattttctgccttccaCCATGATAATGTGGTAGCCGAACTTTGTTTTGACAGGAGGGTCTGTATACACTGGCTTGTCCATGCTGCTCACGGGCAAGGCAAACGCCGCTTCCTGGAAAGGTCCCACCATGGAGCCTCTGGTCATCCAGCCCAGGTCTCCCTGGAAGAAGGAACCATCAGGATTAAACTTTGAGAATCTCCCTGCAACAGTGGCTTCATTGGCAGGGAGGGTGGAGAGGATCGCCCCAGGACCCCCCACTGACTGTCCCCGGCACCCACTCAGCATCCTAAGCAGAGCTGAGGCTCTGCTGCAAATAAGTACTTACAGCTGAGCCCCTGGCACCTGCCTGTGCCTCTGCCCAGCAGTTAAGGCTGCCCCAGACCAGTGTTTGCCCACCCCACTGGGAACGCTGTGGGTGCTGTGCCCAAAGCTATTGAAACAAGGTTTTTGAAGGCACCCGGGAAGGAATCCCCAGCAGCAGTCTCCACCAGCACGCTGTGATGGCCAGCACAACACCAGGTTCCCCCGAAGGCCActgtcccctgcccagccacGCTCCCCTCCCCTGAGGACACAGCACCTACCCCTTGCCGGGCCTTGTCCTCGCTGTACTGCGAGGCGACCTCGCTGAAGCGCAGGCCGGACTTCAGCTTCTCCATGGCCTCCATGGCTTTGC
Protein-coding sequences here:
- the PIN4 gene encoding peptidyl-prolyl cis-trans isomerase NIMA-interacting 4 — translated: MAPKAKGGGKAGKGSGSGGSSSEGKAQGPKGGGNAVKVRHILCEKHGKAMEAMEKLKSGLRFSEVASQYSEDKARQGGDLGWMTRGSMVGPFQEAAFALPVSSMDKPVYTDPPVKTKFGYHIIMVEGRK